A genomic region of Dunckerocampus dactyliophorus isolate RoL2022-P2 chromosome 8, RoL_Ddac_1.1, whole genome shotgun sequence contains the following coding sequences:
- the LOC129186357 gene encoding N-acylethanolamine-hydrolyzing acid amidase-like isoform X1 — translation MMVVRAAALLLGLVVSCSSDFAPPTISINLDDPATARWEPILTVFDADYLKRAAAEVIDSSIPKWLHYVLKPLVKTSEMFILPEPYGEELRGLAAHFDGSLSDVIMLNFAYEVSAYCTSIVAQDTDGNLFHGRNLDYPHSPILRNLTINVDFLKDGKVAYSGTSFAGYVGLWTGQSPYKFTVSGDQRGKDHWWNFWKNVVSAFLLGRSPVSWLMRETLEEAENFQDAVMRLAKVPIITGVYYIVGGARAGEGVVITRDRASPADIWPLDPLNGQWFRVETNFDHWRPPPATDHRREAANKAMNATGQGFINMHTLYQVLSLNPVCNEITVYTTTMSAATPEEYTTFVRPQGCHGNL, via the exons ATGATGGTCGTCCGTGCTGCTGCGCTGCTCCTCGGATTGGTGGTGTCGTGTAGTTCGGACTTCGCTCCTCCCACAATTAGCATAAACCTGGACGATCCTGCAACAGCGCGATGGGAGCCAATTCTGACAGTATTTGACGCAGACTATCTGAAGAGAGCAGCTGCAGAGGTCATAGA ctcATCTATTCCGAAATGGCTTCACTATGTTCTCAAGCCTCTTGTAAAGACCTCAGAAATGTTTATTCTTCCTGAGCCATACGGGGAGGAGCTTCGCGGCTTGGCAGCCCACTTTGACGGAAGCCTCTCAGATGTCATCATGCTCAACTTTGCCTACGAAGTATCTGC ATATTGCACAAGCATTGTTGCTCAGGACACAGACGGAAATCTGTTCCATGGCAGGAATCTTGACTACCCACACTCACCAATTCTGAGGAATCTAACCATCAATGTAGACTTCCTGAAGGACGGAAAG GTGGCGTACAGTGGAACGTCCTTTGCTGGCTATGTCGGTCTGTGGACGGGACAAAGTCCATACAAGTTCACTGTCTCTGGTGACCAGCGAG GCAAGGATCACTGGTGGAACTTCTGGAAGAATGTGGTGTCAGCGTTTCTGTTAGGGAGAAGCCCCGTCAGCTGGCTGATGAGAGAG ACTCTGGAAGAGGCAGAAAACTTTCAAGATGCTGTCATGCGTCTTGCCAAAGTCCCCATCATCACTGGGGTATATTATATTGTGGGCGGGGCACGGGCAGGGGAAGGAGTCGTCATCACCAGAGATCGAGCCAGCCCTGCAGACATCTGGCCTTTGGATCCACTGAATGGACA ATGGTTCAGAGTCGAGACCAACTTTGATCACTGGCGTCCACCCCCAGCCACGGATCATCGGAG AGAAGCAGCCAACAAAGCAATGAATGCTACAGGTCAAGGTTTTATCAACATGCATACGCTTTATCAG GTTTTGTCGCTGAATCCAGTGTGTAATGA GATAACAGTTTATACGACAACGATGAGCGCAGCAACGCCTGAGGAGTATACCACATTTGTCAGGCCGCAG GGCTGTCATGGGAATCTCTGA
- the LOC129186357 gene encoding N-acylethanolamine-hydrolyzing acid amidase-like isoform X2 has product MMVVRAAALLLGLVVSCSSDFAPPTISINLDDPATARWEPILTVFDADYLKRAAAEVIDSSIPKWLHYVLKPLVKTSEMFILPEPYGEELRGLAAHFDGSLSDVIMLNFAYEVSAYCTSIVAQDTDGNLFHGRNLDYPHSPILRNLTINVDFLKDGKVAYSGTSFAGYVGLWTGQSPYKFTVSGDQRGKDHWWNFWKNVVSAFLLGRSPVSWLMRETLEEAENFQDAVMRLAKVPIITGVYYIVGGARAGEGVVITRDRASPADIWPLDPLNGQWFRVETNFDHWRPPPATDHRREAANKAMNATGQGFINMHTLYQDNSLYDNDERSNA; this is encoded by the exons ATGATGGTCGTCCGTGCTGCTGCGCTGCTCCTCGGATTGGTGGTGTCGTGTAGTTCGGACTTCGCTCCTCCCACAATTAGCATAAACCTGGACGATCCTGCAACAGCGCGATGGGAGCCAATTCTGACAGTATTTGACGCAGACTATCTGAAGAGAGCAGCTGCAGAGGTCATAGA ctcATCTATTCCGAAATGGCTTCACTATGTTCTCAAGCCTCTTGTAAAGACCTCAGAAATGTTTATTCTTCCTGAGCCATACGGGGAGGAGCTTCGCGGCTTGGCAGCCCACTTTGACGGAAGCCTCTCAGATGTCATCATGCTCAACTTTGCCTACGAAGTATCTGC ATATTGCACAAGCATTGTTGCTCAGGACACAGACGGAAATCTGTTCCATGGCAGGAATCTTGACTACCCACACTCACCAATTCTGAGGAATCTAACCATCAATGTAGACTTCCTGAAGGACGGAAAG GTGGCGTACAGTGGAACGTCCTTTGCTGGCTATGTCGGTCTGTGGACGGGACAAAGTCCATACAAGTTCACTGTCTCTGGTGACCAGCGAG GCAAGGATCACTGGTGGAACTTCTGGAAGAATGTGGTGTCAGCGTTTCTGTTAGGGAGAAGCCCCGTCAGCTGGCTGATGAGAGAG ACTCTGGAAGAGGCAGAAAACTTTCAAGATGCTGTCATGCGTCTTGCCAAAGTCCCCATCATCACTGGGGTATATTATATTGTGGGCGGGGCACGGGCAGGGGAAGGAGTCGTCATCACCAGAGATCGAGCCAGCCCTGCAGACATCTGGCCTTTGGATCCACTGAATGGACA ATGGTTCAGAGTCGAGACCAACTTTGATCACTGGCGTCCACCCCCAGCCACGGATCATCGGAG AGAAGCAGCCAACAAAGCAATGAATGCTACAGGTCAAGGTTTTATCAACATGCATACGCTTTATCAG GATAACAGTTTATACGACAACGATGAGCGCAGCAACGCCTGA
- the bhlhe40 gene encoding class E basic helix-loop-helix protein 40 — MEGITRAQPPPCVSKHSSLDMTDMQGMDFPMYVYKSRRGMKRGDENKETYKLPHRLIEKKRRDRINECIAQLKDLLPEHLKLTTLGHLEKAVVLELTLKHVKALNALLEQQQKKIVELQSNLQICDHGGDSTEISEQMFRSGFHLCAKEVLHYLDCQDRGRDLTPSSVISHIHKVASEVLHQQSGAHTGESFPQSSEKLKQHADEPPRSTEGPAKNCVPVIQRTYPNGMGEQSGSDTDTDSGYGGEHDKRDPKARWSDSHRKEAELKHTSASERTADGVKHEGDEPRAKRSRSDSEDEKLSGPAAGSPGSYMAFSPNQHPLCLPFYLIPPAAAAAAAYLPMVEKCWYPGGMPVMYPGMSGSPETLTPSPGPRQIPADSLVLHKALKQTPPLNLETKE, encoded by the exons ATGGAGGGGATTACAAGGGCACAACCGCCGCCATGTGTGTCCAAACACTCCTCGCTGGATATGACTGACATGCAAGG AATGGATTTTCCGATGTACGTGTATAAATCCAGGAGGGGTATGAAACGCGGGGATGAGAACAag GAGACTTACAAGTTGCCACATCGATTGATCGAAAAAAAAAGACGGGACAGGATCAACGAATGCATCGCACAACTGAAAGATTTGTTACCGGAGCACCTCAAGCTTACT ACGCTGGGTCATTTGGAGAAAGCCGTGGTGCTGGAGCTCACTCTCAAACACGTCAAAGCCTTGAATGCCCTGCtggagcagcagcagaagaaaaTCGTGGAGCTGCAGAGCAACCTGCAGATAT GTGACCATGGCGGTGACAGCACGGAGATCAGTGAGCAGATGTTCCGTTCAGGTTTCCACCTGTGTGCAAAAGAGGTCCTCCACTATCTGGACTGCCAAGACCGCGGTCGGGACCTGACGCCTTCCAGTGTCATCAGCCACATCCACAAGGTCGCTTCTGAGGTACTCCACCAGCAAAGCGGCGCGCACACCGGCGAGTCCTTCCCTCAGAGCTCGGAGAAGCTGAAGCAACATGCAGACGAGCCCCCGAGATCCACCGAGGGCCCGGCTAAGAACTGTGTTCCCGTAATTCAAAGGACGTACCCCAATGGGATGGGGGAGCAGAGCGGCAGCGACACAGACACCGACAGCGGCTACGGGGGCGAACATGACAAACGCGACCCAAAAGCCCGATGGTCAGACAGCCACAGAAAGGAGGCGGAGCTGAAGCACACTTCTGCGTCTGAGAGGACAGCCGATGGTGTCAAGCACGAGGGGGATGAGCCTCGGGCCAAGCGGTCTCGGTCTGACTCTGAGGACGAAAAGCTCTCTGGTCCCGCAGCCGGAAGCCCAGGCAGCTACATGGCTTTCTCCCCCAACCAGCACCCGCTCTGCCTCCCCTTCTATCTCATCCCTCCAGCAGCCGCAGCCGCAGCAGCATACCTGCCCATGGTGGAGAAGTGCTGGTACCCAGGGGGCATGCCAGTCATGTACCCAGGCATGAGTGGCTCCCCAGAGACACTGACCCCGTCTCCAGGTCCAAGGCAGATCCCCGCGGACTCACTTGTCCTTCACAAAGCTTTAAAACAGACCCCCCCTTTAAACCTGGAAACCAAAGAGTAA